The following proteins are co-located in the Mus caroli chromosome 7, CAROLI_EIJ_v1.1, whole genome shotgun sequence genome:
- the Lrfn3 gene encoding leucine-rich repeat and fibronectin type-III domain-containing protein 3 yields the protein MAVLPLLLCLLPLAPASSPPQPAISSPCPRRCRCQTQSMPLSVLCPGAGLLFVPPSLDRRAAELRLADNFIAAVRRRDLANMTGLLHLSLSRNTIRHVAAGAFADLRALRALHLDGNRLTSLGEGQLRGLVNLRHLILSNNQLAALAAGALDDCAETLEDLDLSYNNLEQLPWEALGRLGNVNTLGLDHNLLASVPAGAFSRLHKLARLDMTSNRLTTIPPDPLFSRLPLLARPRGSPASALVLAFGGNPLHCNCELVWLRRLAREDDLEACASPPALGGRYFWAVGEEEFVCEPPVVTHRSPPLAVPAGRPAALRCRAVGDPEPRVRWVSPQGRLLGNSSRARAFPNGTLELLVTEPEDGGTFTCIAANAAGEATAAVELTVGPPPPPQLANSTSCDPPRDGEPDALTPPSAASASAKVADTVAPTDRGVQVTEHGATAALVQWPDQRPVPGIRMYQIQYNSSADDILVYRMIPADSRSFLLTDLASGRTYDLCVLAVYEDSATGLTATRPVGCARFSTEPALRPCAAPHAPFLGGTMIIALGGVIVASVLVFIFVLLLRYKVHGGQPPGKAKATAPVSSVCSQTNGALGPVPSAPAPEPAAPRAHTVVQLDCEPWGPSHEPAGP from the exons ATGGCCGTCCTTCCACTACTCCTTTGCCTGCTACCGCTGGCCCCCGCCTCATCTCCACCCCAGCCGGCCATATCCAGCCCCTGTCCCCGCCGTTGCCGCTGCCAGACCCAGTCGATGCCCCTAAGCGTGTTGTGCCCAGGGGCCGGCCTTCTGTTCGTACCGCCATCACTGGATCGCCGCGCTGCAGAGCTGCGCCTGGCAGACAACTTCATCGCGGCAGTGCGTCGTCGAGACCTGGCCAACATGACAGGCCTGCTGCATCTGAGCTTGTCTAGAAACACCATCCGCCATGTGGCAGCTGGCGCCTTCGCCGACCTACGTGCCCTGCGTGCCCTGCACCTAGATGGTAATAGACTGACCTCGCTGGGCGAGGGTCAGCTGCGCGGCTTAGTCAACTTGCGCCACCTCATCCTGAGCAACAACCAGCTAGCAGCCCTGGCAGCTGGTGCCCTAGACGACTGTGCCGAGACCCTGGAGGACCTCGATCTCTCTTATAATAACCTTGAGCAGCTGCCCTGGGAGGCTTTGGGGCGCCTAGGCAACGTCAACACGTTGGGCCTTGACCACAATTTGTTGGCTTCAGTGCCCGCTGGAGCCTTTTCCCGCCTGCACAAGTTGGCACGACTGGACATGACCTCCAACCGCCTAACCACCATCCCTCCTGACCCACTCTTCTCACGTTTGCCACTGCTTGCCCGGCCTCGAGGCTCGCCAGCCTCTGCTCTGGTGCTGGCCTTCGGGGGAAACCCCCTTCACTGCAACTGTGAGCTGGTGTGGCTGCGACGCCTGGCTCGGGAGGACGACCTCGAGGCCTGTGCCTCGCCACCTGCTCTGGGGGGCCGCTACTTCTGGGCTGTGGGTGAGGAGGAGTTTGTGTGTGAGCCACCTGTGGTGACCCACCGCTCACCTCCCCTGGCAGTGCCCGCAGGTCGGCCAGCTGCCCTGCGATGCCGGGCAGTAGGGGACCCAGAGCCACGAGTGCGTTGGGTATCACCCCAGGGTCGGCTGCTGGGCAACTCCAGCCGTGCTCGTGCCTTCCCTAATGGGACCCTGGAGCTACTGGTCACTGAGCCGGAAGATGGCGGCACTTTCACTTGCATTGCAGCCAATGCCGCTGGCGAGGCCACTGCTGCTGTTGAGCTGACCGTGggtccccctccacccccccagcTAGCCAATAGCACCAGCTGTGACCCCCCGCGGGACGGGGAACCCGATGCCCTCACCCCGCCCTCTGCGGCTTCAGCCTCCGCCAAAGTGGCGGACACCGTGGCCCCTACCGACCGTGGCGTCCAAGTGACTGAGCATGGGGCCACAGCGGCTCTTGTTCAGTGGCCAGATCAACGGCCTGTCCCAGGCATCCGCATGTATCAGATCCAGTACAACAGCTCGGCCGACGACATCCTTGTCTACAG GATGATCCCAGCGGACAGTCGCTCCTTCCTGCTGACCGATCTGGCGTCAGGCCGTACCTATGATCTATGTGTGCTCGCCGTCTATGAGGACAGCGCCACCGGGCTGACGGCCACGCGGCCAGTGGGCTGCGCTCGGTTCTCCACGGAGCCCGCACTTCGGCCTTGTGCTGCACCGCACGCACCCTTCCTGGGCGGCACCATGATCATAGCGCTGGGAGGTGTCATCGTCGCTTCCGTTCTGGTCTTCATCTTCGTGCTGCTTCTACGCTACAAGGTGCACGGAGGCCAGCCGCCCGGCAAGGCCAAGGCTACGGCACCTGTCAGTAGCGTTTGCTCCCAGACCAACGGAGCGCTCGGGCCCGTGCCCAGTGCTCCTGCCCCTGAGCCTGCTGCACCCAGGGCCCATACTGTGGTCCAATTGGACTGTGAGCCCTGGGGGCCCAGTCACGAACCTGCAGGACCCTAG